The proteins below come from a single Oncorhynchus tshawytscha isolate Ot180627B linkage group LG22, Otsh_v2.0, whole genome shotgun sequence genomic window:
- the LOC112247832 gene encoding synaptophysin-like isoform X1 has product MDIVNQLVAGGQFRVLKVPLGFIKALEWIFAIFAFSTCGSYSGMFKMSVECKNRTESDLSIGVEFEYPFRLHQVYFDAPTCKGGPPERLFLVGDYSSSAEFFVTIGVFAFLYSMAALSVYVFALEKYRENNKGPLIDFGVTCVFTFMWLVSSAAWAKGLSDVKASTDPEKVVDLISACDEEGNLCHEVHDPVMSGLNTSVCFGFMNLVLWGGNLWFVFKETGIIAPFMRAPPPQEKQPAPDSYGQQAGYEQDPYASAQGDYKPEYNQQQQGYNQEGGEYGHTPTSFANQIESAE; this is encoded by the exons ATCTTTGCCATCTTTGCATTCTCAACATGTGGGAGTTACTCTGGGATGTTCAAGATGAGTGTGGAGTGTAAAAACAGGACCGAGAGCGACCTGAGTATAGGGGTGGAATTTGAGTATCCTTTCAG GCTTCACCAAGTATACTTTGACGCCCCGACCTGCAAGGGGGGTCCACCCGAGCGTCTCTTCCTGGTTGGTGACTACTCTTCCTCAGCAGAGTTCTTCGTCACCATCGGTGTGTTTGCCTTCCTCTACTCCATGGCTGCGCTCAGCGTCTACGTCTTCGCCCTGGAGAAGTACCGGGAGAACAACAAGGGACCACTCATC GATTTTGGCGTGACGTGTGTGTTCACCTTCATGTGGTTGGTCAGCTCAGCTGCGTGGGCTAAGGGCCTGTCGGATGTCAAGGCGTCCACGGACCCTGAGAAGGTGGTGGATCTGATCTCAGCCTGCGACGAGGAGGGGAACCTCTGTCATGAAGTTCACGACCCCGTCATGTCTGGACTCAACACCTCCGTT TGTTTTGGCTTCATGAACCTGGTCTTGTGGGGAGGAAACCTGTGGTTCGTCTTTAAGGAGACCGGCATCATCGCCCCCTTCATGCGCGCCCCTCCTCCCCAGGAGAAGCAGCCCGCCCCAGACTCGTACGGCCAGCAGGCGGGGTACGAGCAGGACCCTTACGCCAGCGCCCAGGGGGACTACAAGCCAGAATACAACCAGCAGCAGCAGGGCTACAACCAGGAGGGCGGAGAGTATGGACACACACCCACCTCCTTCGCCAATCAGAT AGAGTCAGCAGAGTGA
- the LOC112247832 gene encoding synaptophysin-like isoform X2, which translates to MDIVNQLVAGGQFRVLKVPLGFIKALEWIFAIFAFSTCGSYSGMFKMSVECKNRTESDLSIGVEFEYPFRLHQVYFDAPTCKGGPPERLFLVGDYSSSAEFFVTIGVFAFLYSMAALSVYVFALEKYRENNKGPLIDFGVTCVFTFMWLVSSAAWAKGLSDVKASTDPEKVVDLISACDEEGNLCHEVHDPVMSGLNTSVCFGFMNLVLWGGNLWFVFKETGIIAPFMRAPPPQEKQPAPDSYGQQAGYEQDPYASAQGDYKPEYNQQQQGYNQEGGEYGHTPTSFANQM; encoded by the exons ATCTTTGCCATCTTTGCATTCTCAACATGTGGGAGTTACTCTGGGATGTTCAAGATGAGTGTGGAGTGTAAAAACAGGACCGAGAGCGACCTGAGTATAGGGGTGGAATTTGAGTATCCTTTCAG GCTTCACCAAGTATACTTTGACGCCCCGACCTGCAAGGGGGGTCCACCCGAGCGTCTCTTCCTGGTTGGTGACTACTCTTCCTCAGCAGAGTTCTTCGTCACCATCGGTGTGTTTGCCTTCCTCTACTCCATGGCTGCGCTCAGCGTCTACGTCTTCGCCCTGGAGAAGTACCGGGAGAACAACAAGGGACCACTCATC GATTTTGGCGTGACGTGTGTGTTCACCTTCATGTGGTTGGTCAGCTCAGCTGCGTGGGCTAAGGGCCTGTCGGATGTCAAGGCGTCCACGGACCCTGAGAAGGTGGTGGATCTGATCTCAGCCTGCGACGAGGAGGGGAACCTCTGTCATGAAGTTCACGACCCCGTCATGTCTGGACTCAACACCTCCGTT TGTTTTGGCTTCATGAACCTGGTCTTGTGGGGAGGAAACCTGTGGTTCGTCTTTAAGGAGACCGGCATCATCGCCCCCTTCATGCGCGCCCCTCCTCCCCAGGAGAAGCAGCCCGCCCCAGACTCGTACGGCCAGCAGGCGGGGTACGAGCAGGACCCTTACGCCAGCGCCCAGGGGGACTACAAGCCAGAATACAACCAGCAGCAGCAGGGCTACAACCAGGAGGGCGGAGAGTATGGACACACACCCACCTCCTTCGCCAATCAGATGTGA